DNA sequence from the Methanolobus psychrophilus R15 genome:
CGAGAAATAAGCGAAGCCTTTTATGAAGAGCTAAAGTCAATTAATTCTCTTAAAATAGATGAGCTTAATACTAGCAGCACAGATAGACTATTAAAGTGCCTCTTAGAAAACCATTATGCATACCTTTCTACAATTTGCGATTATATTTCAGGAATGTCAGATAACTACGCAAACACTGAATACCGAAAATTGTATCTGGTTGACTGAAATGCATCTTTGAAAAAGGAATAATCATGTTAAACCCAGAAAAAACCACTCAGAGCATACTTAAGAAATTCGAAATCCTCAGTGACTTCGAGAAGAGGAAGATCGTCTTCTGGTATGATAAGGACGGGACCGCGGATGAGGAGGGGCTTGCACAGATAGGGGAAGCTCTGGTGGAGAGGGGAATTAAGTTGCATGTATTGAAGAATAACTTCTTTGCAACGAAGAAAATGCTGGAGAATGATGATACGAAGTCCAGCTATCTGATCTATTCCGATCAGGCAGAAAGGGACCCGGAATCGAACTGGCTGCTGGACATTCAGCTGTATTCGGCGAGGTTTGAGAACAGCAGGATATCGGACATCAAGAGCGAGTTCGGGATAGAAGGGTATGACCTTGACAGGTTCCTGGAAAAGCACCAGCAGTTCTTTGCGAGCAAGAGGAGGGTCGTGCCGCTTAAGAAGATATACCAGAGCGACTGGAGGGACGAGGAGTTCACACTCGGGTTCTTGGGAGTGCTGTCCGGCTCGGCTACCACGGATCTCAAGGAGATCATCCGGAAGATACTCATCAGCTCGCTGGATGAGAACTCCAATACCCTATGGGAGGACATTGTCAGGTTCGAGCTGGCCGAAGAGTTATGGGGGCTTGTGAACAGGTACTTTGGCTACCGGTCGGAGGAGCCTACTTTAAAGAAGCTCTTCCTGAGCTTTGTGATCACGCACATCTCGAGGAACACGGACATCAACCTCAAGAAGTACAAGGCTTACAGCAATTCCCTCAGCAATGAATGTGAGATATTCATCAAAGGCTGGATGGACAACTCCAGGGATTCGGGAGTCTTTGACGAGTATTGCAGGCAACTGCTTGAAGATAACAGCAGTCAGCTTGAAAAATATCTCAATGCAGAGATCCCGAAGTACGATGTCCCGAAGTATCTCGAAGCGGAATCCCTCGCTTTGTTCGATGAGCATGTCATCCGCAGGATAGTCGATGAGCTCGACAATGGCAAAGAGGACTTTGAAGGCTATCTTGAATGGATAGCCAGCAGGAAGACAAAACACTGGTATCCCGGCTTTGAGAATATCTACAGTGCCCTGGAATATGCCGTAAAGTTACACCAGTTCGCAAAAGAGTTCAGCGCAGAGGACCTCAGCAGCCAGAACCTGAACCACTTCTTCAGGAATTATGCGGAACGCTACTACCTGATGGACTATTACTACCGCAAGTTCTACTATCATTACGACAAAGATAACCAGAAAGAGGACCTCAAAACCACAAGAGAGGCCATAGAAAAGCTCTACAATAACAGGCTCCTCGACAAACTGCTCACAAGATGGAGCGAGCTCATATCCAAAGAGATGGACGGGCACTGGAATATCGAGCTCATCGACCGCCAGGACGAGTTCTACAAGCTCTATATAAGGAACATCATCAACCGTAATGACAAGGACAAGATAGCAGTCGTCATTTCCGATGCCATGCGCTACGAAGTAGCCGCAGAGCTACAGGAGATCCTAAATAAGGACACCAGGGGCACGGTCGAGCTAAAGTGCATGACCGGCTCTCTACCATCATATACCAAGCTGGGCATGGCCAGCCTGCTCCCGCATGAGAGGCTGGAGTACAGGAACCAGAGTGTATTTGCAGATGGCATCAGTACCGAAGGAATCGAGAACCGGGGCAAGATACTGGAGAGGATGACACCCGATTCCATTGCTCTGGGCTATGAAGACCTCATGAACCTGAAAAGAGATGAAGCTCGTGAAAGGTTCAAGGGCATAAGGCTTTTCTATATCTATCATGACATGATCGATGCCACGGGCGATCACTCAGCATCAGAACACGGAGTCTTTAATGCAGCTGAAGAGACAATTTCCGATGTCAAGAAAATCATCGAGAAACTCACCAACGCCCAGATAATCAATAACCTAATTGTCACGGCAGACCATGGTTTCATTTATCAGAGAGATAATCTCGAGAGCGTTGATAAAGTTGAAACTAATGGCTTTGACAAGGAAAAAGTAATAGCTTCAAGCAAGCGCTTCATCCTCAGTGAAGAGAACATCGATCTGATGAACGTCCATAAGTTCAACATGGATTATGTTGTCAAATCTGATAGCAAAAAGGAAATGTTCGCATATGTCCCTCAGGCAGACCTCAGGTTCAGGATGCAGGGTGCCAATAAGAATTTCGTGCATGGCGGAGCTGCTCCTCAGGAAATAGTAGTCCCTGTGCTTAAATACTCATACAACACCACAGCAGACCTTGACAGAAAAGGCATTAAGCACGGTAAAGTAGGGGTAATAATCACCAACCCCAGCCGCAAGATAACAAGCAGCCCGTTCTATATAAACATCCTGCAGACAGAGAAAGTGACTGATAAGCTGCTCCCGAGAAGGTTCAGGGTCGCCTTATGGGACAGGGATGGTGATGAGTACAAAGTGAGCGATGAAAAGCTTGTCATTGCCGAAGGCTCATCAGATGAAGCCTCTGATAGGCAATACAAAGTTACTCTCACACTGACCGGTAATATCGAGAACAAGATATACTATGCAAGACTTATAGATGAAGACCCGACAGAAATCAACAGGGACATAATCGATCCCATGCCCTTTGAAGTTGACCTATTGATAGTCGATGATTTCTAAACAACATCACATGTGAGCGGATATCATGCTGACCAATGACACAGACATCGGAACTGACGAAAAACTGAATCTATACTTTCCTGGAAGAGTGGTCAGGAAGGACCTGACAAAGCAGATCAAGGTAGGCCACAACGTCCCTGTCTATGTCCTTGAATACCTGCTGGGAGCTAACTGCGCCACCACTGATGAGGAGCTGATACAGCAGGGTGTCAAGAAGGTCAAAGGCATCCTCTCAGACAACTATGTCCGCCCGGATGAAGCAGAGAAGATCAAATCAAAGATAAGGGAAACAGGCTACTACACAATCATCGACAAGGTCTCTGTGAAACTGAACGAAAAAAGAGACATCTATGAAGCTCTCTTCTCCAACCTCGGCCTGTCGGCTGTACAGGTAGACCCTGAGTATGTCACACGATACGATAAACTTCTTGGTGGAGGTATCTGGTGCATAATAAAGATGGAGTACAACGCCGAAATGGTGCCATCCCCTTTTATCATATCAAGCCTGAAGCCCATACAGATCCCTAACATCAACATCTCTGAGGTAATAGAGCAGCGCAAGAACTTCACCAAGGATGAATGGATAGATGTCCTCCTAAGATCCGTAGGCATGGAACCAACACAACTGGAAATGCCTGCCAAATGGCATCTCTTGGAACGCATGGTGCCTCTCGTGGAGAATAATTACAACCTCTGTGAACTTGGCCCCCGCAGCACGGGAAAATCCCATATCTACAAGGAAATATCCCCCAACTCCATACTTATATCCGGAGGACAGACAACAGTTGCAAACCTCTTCTACAATCTGGGTACACGTCAGGTAGGTCTTGTGGGTCTCTGGGACGTTGTAGCCTTTGACGAGGTAGCAGGCATCCGTTTCAAGGACAAGGATGGCATCCAGATCTTAAAAGACTACATGGCATCCGGCTCCTTTGCAAGAGGCAAGGACCAAATCAACGCCAATGCCTCCATCGCCTTCGTTGGTAACGTTAACCAGAGCATATCATCGTTACTTAAGACATCCCATCTCTTCTCTCCATTCCCTGAGGCAATGAACAATGACAGCGCATTCTTTGACAGGATGCATTACTACTTGCCAGGATGGGAAGTTCCTAAATTCCGACCGGAGCATTTCACAGACAGATATGGTTTCATCGTTGACTATCTGGCAGAGTTCCTGAGGGAGATGAGAAAACGCTCCTACAGCGATTTGATCTTCAGGTATTTCAGCTTGGGTAACAACCTGAATCAGAGAGATGTTATCGCAGTCAAAAAAACCGTTTCAGGACTTGCAAAGATCATCCACCCAGATGAGGATATATCAAAACAAGATGCGCAGGAGATACTGGAATATGCCCTCGTGGGAAGGCGAAGGGTCAAAGAGCAACTGAAAAAGATCGGGGGCATGGAGTTCTTTGATGTGAATTTCTCCTACATCGACAACGAAGATATGGAAGAGCACTTTGTCAACGTCCCTGAAAGCGGGGGGAACAAGATAATACCACCTGGTCTTACAAAGCCCGGACAGGTCTATGCAGTTGCTGCAACAGAGTCCGGAAAGATAGGCATTTACAAGACAGAGCTCCAGGTAGTATCAGGTTCAGGCAAATATGAAGCATCCGGTCTCAATTCGAATGCAAAAGCAAAGGAATCCGTAAAAACAGCGATCAACTATTTCAAAGCCAACGCCAAGTCCATAAGCCAATCGATCTCCACTAAAGAAAGAGATTATTTCATGAATCTGCAGGATGTCTATGGAGTCGGGGCCTCTGATGGCCTGTCACTGGCTGCTTTCATCAGTCTCTGTTCAGGAGCGCTGGAAAGACCAATACAGGAACAGACAGCTATTATCGGGACTATGACCATAGGCGGCTCCATCTTGAATATAGACAACCTCTCAGATCTTCTGCAAGTCTCCCTAGATGCCGGGGCCAGGAAGGTATTGATTCCTGCATCCGCTACATCAAAATTGGGTACTGTGCCAGCTGATTTGTTGAGCAAGTTCCAGCTTGCATTTTATGCTGATCCGGTTGATGCGGTGCATAAGGCGCTGTTCTTTGGATGATTTTTCCTATCTTTTTTGACCATAATTGTTTTTCAGTCTTTACTTTTTGTATGAGTATAGAACATTGAAAAATGTTAGTCTGAGGCTCTTTTTTTGCACTCGTTTTTTTTGTTTTTTATTCTAGTTTAAATGGCACGCACAAGCAACTTTTATCCAGCTTTTCTTTGAAGTCAATTAATTTTTAATTATTATGTAAGCTTCTATCAGTTTAAATAAGTTCGACTGCAGGGTCAATGACACAGTGGGCATTCTAGCCCAGTATCATAGCAGGCTTTGCATACGGGAACTACGTGGTCACAGGTATCCCATTTATAAGCAATTGACCGAAGATGATCTTTCCCACAAAAAGCGCATTTGACAACATAACCTTTGTCCGTGTGGATTATTTCCTGTGTCGGAGGAAATAGTGCCCTCCATTTTTCGAGCTTGACTTGCTCATATTCTTCAATATATTCACTATCTGGCGATATCAACCAGAGCTTGTAATTATTGTATTCTTTCTTGAATCCAAGAGCATTCTCCGTGATTATCTTATATTCTTTTGCTATTTCGGTGTATTGCTGGCACAAGTATTGGTACTGCTCGAGCAAAAAAGGTAAATCGTGGTCCTTAAATGCCTTTCCCATGGTCTGATACCGATACAACCATACGAAATCCTCAGCCTCATTTATAATAGATTCTTGTTCTTTCCTGACCAAGGATATCTCAGCCAGTAATTCAGTGATTTCCTTTGATAATTTCTCATATTCTGGTGAAAACTTTGCTAATATCTGTTCAAAGTATTGTTTTTTGTAATTTTCAATCTCTTGCAGCACTGTCAAATACTCATGATATAGCTCATTGTACTGCTTTTTTAAGTCCTCCATTTCAGCAGATATAAGTACAATATTTTTCATTATATCTGTGATGCGTGCAAACAGAACAATGTCCCGTGCTTCATTAAGCACCTGCTGGTAATCATTTTCTAACATTCTGTACTGATTGGCTATTTGCCATCCTTCGTCTTGCAACGAGACGTATTCTGAGTATACCCTTTTTATGTCGGATATTATGTTTACATTATCACCATTGCCATTGATTTCCAGCCACATCTCATCCCATCTGAAGTACGGAAGCTCAGTTTCAAATTGCTGTTTAAAATCACAATATCTGGTGACAGAGACCGGAATATAAAGGACATCAATCCCGTTTTCCTGATAGAACTCCTTTTTCTCCGGGGAATCGTCGTGCGTATGGACAATCTCTATTGCTGTATGCAGTTCCCCTTGAGAAAGCAGGGCAACGTCAGGGACGTATTCAATCTGGCTTCTGTACTCAAGTTCTATGCTGTCGATGTTTTGAAGAGGAGAATACCTTGTAGTGTGGTACTGCGTGTCGAATGCATTAAACTTGAATCTAAGTGTAGTAGATGGAGATTGTCTCTTTTCCAAGTGGTTTTTTAAATAATGGTACAAGCACAGTTTTGAGTTAGAATGTACAATAGACTCTCCTGTTCCAGTGTGGGTGGAGTTAGCATAATGAGCAAAATGATGTGCACGGAGGTCACCAACCTTTGCCATCATTTTTTCGCCACAGTCCGGACAAATGTAAGATGCCTCTTTGCTAATCTTTTTTACGTCTTCAATCCAAACAACCTCGTCCAAGGAACTAAATGCATACTCATATTCAACCATCATTGCCCACTCCGCTTTAAATTAAAGTTTGTTCGACTATGTTCTTATCAAACAATTCTATAATCTTCCTTGGATTCCTATCGCCAGCTATCAGTATCCACCAATAACCCGGAACTTCTAGAGGTTCATCTTTCTTCTTTCCAAAGGCTCCTTTTACAATAGATGACCACTCCATATCAGTTATCTTTGAATTTGGATTCAACTCGGAAAGGCTATCCTTAACAAGTTTATATCTTCCGTCAGGTATGAAATATTTGAGAATATTGCCAAGTTTCAGAGTGCCATAGCCTGTTGATGGCAGAATTTTCATATCATTATATCTTCTGCTGACCATCTGTTCTGCCTCTGCCCGTATCTTCTCGATGTTCAACTCTTGATTTTCGACAGTGGCGTCAACTCCCAGTTTCAGAGCGGTTTCCTGCGCCCATGAGAGATCATCCAAGTATCTCAAATTATCATCCGGACTTACATAAGACTCGTATTTCGGAACTGCAAAATAGTGATGGAAAACTGGTTTTTTACCTTCCTTTTTCCTCAACACCCTACCCATCCTCTGGACCAGTTCTAACTTTGTCTTTGAAGAAGAAACATTGATTCCGATCTCCGCATCTGGTATATCTATTCCTTCATTAAGCATATCGGCTCCGATGAGCACTCCATACTCTGCCTGTTTGAATTGCATTATTACTTTATTGGGATCATCTTTTATTTTGGAGTGAATGACAAAGACGTTATCAAAATGCTTTCTCAGTTCCATACCAACACTGTCGCATGTTTCAATGTACTTAAGAAAGACAATCACCTTTTTCTTTGCTGCAAGATACTGTTTCGTGAGTTCTATGGCGTCATTTATCTTTGGTTCTGATTTGTGGATAATTGACCTTCTTTCCAAGATTAGGTATTGCAATTGTTTCCATTGGTCTGGCAGACTGAAGCCTTCATATCTTGCGGTTTCTACTAGCTTGACAAACTCATAGAGATCATCAATCCTTCTGAACTTATTATTTGAAAGTTTAGAGATAATGGCATGATCATTTTTGACAAAATTGAAAAGTTTTGTGATCTTATCAGATATTCTCCTGAAATCAATCTCTTCGTCTATGGATAGATAAACAGTATGAAGCTTCCATTCGAACTTTGGCAGGACTCCACGAGAAATTGCATCCTCAACTGCAAAAGTGTAAACAACATGACCCAAGTTTCTAGTAAGGATACTCCGTTTCATAGATCCGTCAATGGTAGCAGAAAGACCGAGTTTCCATTTACAGTCTACAGAGAGAGCTTTTTTGAACTCCGAAGCAGCAGAGTGATGAACTTCATCTACTATCAAGAGATCCGTTGGGTAATCTTGTGGGTTCTTATAGACTGTTTGAAGAGTATTGAAATATATCTTTATCCCATTACAACTTAAAGGGATATCATAATCTGATAAAGGATTTGCTGGCAAGCCAAACTTGTCAATAGCTTCTCTTTTCCATTGGTTCAAGATTGCCCTTGAGTGAGCAAATACCCTTACTACGCCTTTTTTCTGAGTCTTCCCAAGTG
Encoded proteins:
- a CDS encoding type III restriction protein res subunit, producing the protein MQDNVMSSSCTFSDNKKLKDELYLEGIEFFKTGDYERSLHCFKEVQKLDPENAEIYYMLGFTYEFLFDIKKAKKYYRRTIRLDEEHVDALKAISDIELKENDIYEAERHLNKIMAINKHDNDTQLKLKSIQDRKAVTQIQNHAMRKRSNANKLYFLSNDTKTKSKAKNTKKTNNIEERKIAAIDTSTNAKEFIPKQGTLNIKKIGIEALKGEGLSFGDFCKIYLNGSSDIRKLAIIDDELMIYTYYKEYGLFVPTLKRDLLGYKTEYTKLENAFSSIFFGILRQRIQKSDFKKVDGDYFDNVKENFIQFRKLINTNLFSLVNKQSVNYFGTTEVDSTLLFFKKMLRKMDISPEYVKMASEYCVPGSALFFLELYSLLKDERTINVFQENLSGISSREVWEFINSPKILLFPWDHQVEAFQAWESNNHKGILEMATATGKTLVGMMAIEALGKTQKKGVVRVFAHSRAILNQWKREAIDKFGLPANPLSDYDIPLSCNGIKIYFNTLQTVYKNPQDYPTDLLIVDEVHHSAASEFKKALSVDCKWKLGLSATIDGSMKRSILTRNLGHVVYTFAVEDAISRGVLPKFEWKLHTVYLSIDEEIDFRRISDKITKLFNFVKNDHAIISKLSNNKFRRIDDLYEFVKLVETARYEGFSLPDQWKQLQYLILERRSIIHKSEPKINDAIELTKQYLAAKKKVIVFLKYIETCDSVGMELRKHFDNVFVIHSKIKDDPNKVIMQFKQAEYGVLIGADMLNEGIDIPDAEIGINVSSSKTKLELVQRMGRVLRKKEGKKPVFHHYFAVPKYESYVSPDDNLRYLDDLSWAQETALKLGVDATVENQELNIEKIRAEAEQMVSRRYNDMKILPSTGYGTLKLGNILKYFIPDGRYKLVKDSLSELNPNSKITDMEWSSIVKGAFGKKKDEPLEVPGYWWILIAGDRNPRKIIELFDKNIVEQTLI
- a CDS encoding DNA repair protein, with the protein product MLNPEKTTQSILKKFEILSDFEKRKIVFWYDKDGTADEEGLAQIGEALVERGIKLHVLKNNFFATKKMLENDDTKSSYLIYSDQAERDPESNWLLDIQLYSARFENSRISDIKSEFGIEGYDLDRFLEKHQQFFASKRRVVPLKKIYQSDWRDEEFTLGFLGVLSGSATTDLKEIIRKILISSLDENSNTLWEDIVRFELAEELWGLVNRYFGYRSEEPTLKKLFLSFVITHISRNTDINLKKYKAYSNSLSNECEIFIKGWMDNSRDSGVFDEYCRQLLEDNSSQLEKYLNAEIPKYDVPKYLEAESLALFDEHVIRRIVDELDNGKEDFEGYLEWIASRKTKHWYPGFENIYSALEYAVKLHQFAKEFSAEDLSSQNLNHFFRNYAERYYLMDYYYRKFYYHYDKDNQKEDLKTTREAIEKLYNNRLLDKLLTRWSELISKEMDGHWNIELIDRQDEFYKLYIRNIINRNDKDKIAVVISDAMRYEVAAELQEILNKDTRGTVELKCMTGSLPSYTKLGMASLLPHERLEYRNQSVFADGISTEGIENRGKILERMTPDSIALGYEDLMNLKRDEARERFKGIRLFYIYHDMIDATGDHSASEHGVFNAAEETISDVKKIIEKLTNAQIINNLIVTADHGFIYQRDNLESVDKVETNGFDKEKVIASSKRFILSEENIDLMNVHKFNMDYVVKSDSKKEMFAYVPQADLRFRMQGANKNFVHGGAAPQEIVVPVLKYSYNTTADLDRKGIKHGKVGVIITNPSRKITSSPFYINILQTEKVTDKLLPRRFRVALWDRDGDEYKVSDEKLVIAEGSSDEASDRQYKVTLTLTGNIENKIYYARLIDEDPTEINRDIIDPMPFEVDLLIVDDF